In the Candidatus Omnitrophota bacterium genome, one interval contains:
- a CDS encoding endonuclease Q family protein, which yields MEFAADFHIHSRYSRATSGSMNVKELSRWAKIKGISLLGTGDFTHPLWFSELKSELQEAGGGLYEHGGVNFILTVEVFNNFYVEGKSKRIHNMVFVPDMGTAERLNAKLGECGDLFSDGRPILNMSARDLVRACLDVSPDCFIVPAHAWTPHFSIFGSNSGFNSVEECFKDEAKNIYCLETGLSSDPAMNWRLGKLDRYSLISNSDSHSPQKIGREANVFDCGLDYREIIGALKAKDRKKFLYTVEFYPQEGKYHYDGHRNCNSRVSPKEAIKNRNLCPVCGKKITVGVMHRVEELADRPEGFVPEGAIPFKSMIPLAQIIADARGVGEQSVAVEREYMSLVNKCGSEFNILLKMGENDLRAQLPERVAEGVIRVRNGKVDILAGYDGEYGKIKIFDKEETGEKQLTLF from the coding sequence ATGGAATTTGCAGCTGATTTCCATATCCATTCGAGATACAGCCGCGCGACATCGGGATCGATGAACGTCAAAGAGCTCTCCCGCTGGGCGAAGATCAAGGGGATATCCCTCCTCGGCACGGGAGATTTCACCCACCCGCTCTGGTTCTCCGAATTGAAGAGCGAACTGCAAGAAGCGGGGGGTGGGCTCTATGAACACGGCGGCGTGAATTTCATATTGACGGTAGAGGTCTTCAATAATTTCTACGTCGAAGGGAAATCCAAGAGGATACACAACATGGTTTTTGTCCCCGATATGGGGACGGCGGAAAGATTGAACGCAAAACTGGGAGAATGCGGGGACCTCTTTTCCGACGGGCGCCCGATACTGAACATGAGCGCCAGGGACCTCGTCAGGGCGTGCCTCGATGTATCGCCGGATTGCTTTATCGTGCCGGCTCACGCGTGGACCCCGCACTTCTCGATATTCGGGTCGAATTCCGGTTTCAACAGCGTCGAGGAATGCTTTAAAGATGAGGCGAAGAACATATATTGCCTCGAGACCGGCCTCTCGTCCGACCCGGCGATGAACTGGCGCCTGGGCAAACTCGACAGGTATTCACTGATCTCAAATTCTGATTCACATTCGCCCCAAAAGATAGGCAGGGAAGCGAACGTCTTCGATTGCGGGCTCGATTACAGGGAGATAATCGGCGCGCTAAAGGCCAAAGACAGAAAGAAATTTTTATATACCGTAGAATTCTATCCGCAGGAAGGAAAGTACCATTATGACGGGCACCGGAACTGCAATTCTAGGGTCTCCCCGAAAGAGGCGATAAAGAATCGGAACCTCTGTCCGGTCTGCGGCAAGAAGATAACCGTCGGAGTGATGCACCGCGTCGAAGAACTCGCTGACAGGCCCGAGGGATTCGTGCCGGAGGGCGCCATACCCTTCAAGAGCATGATACCGCTCGCGCAGATAATAGCCGACGCGCGTGGAGTAGGAGAACAATCAGTGGCGGTCGAACGCGAATATATGTCGCTCGTGAATAAATGCGGCAGTGAATTCAACATCCTGCTTAAGATGGGCGAAAACGACCTGAGGGCGCAGCTTCCGGAGAGGGTCGCGGAGGGAGTGATAAGGGTCAGGAACGGGAAAGTGGATATCCTCGCCGGTTACGACGGGGAGTACGGGAAGATAAAGATATTCGACAAAGAAGAAACGGGAGAGAAGCAGCTTACTTTATTCTGA
- a CDS encoding dihydroorotase, translating into MDIILKGGYVVDPANDLNSEADVLIKGDKIAQVGKNIKSNGAKSIDCKGKLVFPGLIDMHVHLRQPGREDEETFVTGSRAALKGGFTSVLCMANTNPVIDNKGVVEYILSEASKTGLINIYPAAAVTKGLEGKELTEIGQIAEAGAKALSDDGKPVMNAEILRRALEYAKMFGLPVISHCEDANLSKNGVMNEGFISTKLGLKGIPRASEVVMVMRDIELAGLTGAKLHIAHVSAKESVEAVREAKKRGIKVTCETCPHYFTLTEEAALGFNTKAKVNPPLRAKEDLAAIKKGLSDGTIDVISTDHAPHSVEEKDVEFDFAANGMIGLEFALSLANTELVKNRTLDWSGLVSKMSANPSAILGLKGKGSLAAGSDADVTVFDPAAEWIVEEKHLESKSKNTPLAGRKMGGTVLVTIVGGKIKYENGKFD; encoded by the coding sequence ATGGATATCATCCTGAAGGGCGGATATGTGGTCGATCCGGCGAACGATCTCAATTCGGAAGCCGACGTCCTTATAAAGGGCGATAAGATAGCGCAGGTAGGCAAGAATATCAAGTCGAACGGCGCCAAGTCCATTGATTGCAAAGGGAAACTGGTATTCCCCGGGCTTATAGATATGCATGTCCACCTGAGGCAGCCGGGCAGGGAAGATGAGGAGACGTTTGTCACCGGTTCAAGGGCGGCGCTCAAGGGAGGATTTACTTCGGTCCTGTGTATGGCTAACACAAACCCGGTCATAGACAATAAGGGTGTCGTGGAATATATCCTCTCCGAGGCCTCGAAGACGGGGCTCATTAACATCTATCCCGCAGCCGCGGTGACGAAAGGCCTCGAAGGCAAAGAACTTACCGAGATAGGCCAGATAGCCGAGGCCGGGGCGAAGGCCTTGTCAGACGACGGAAAGCCGGTGATGAACGCCGAGATATTGAGGCGGGCGCTCGAATACGCGAAGATGTTCGGCCTGCCGGTGATATCGCACTGCGAAGACGCGAACCTGTCTAAAAACGGCGTAATGAACGAAGGATTTATCTCGACGAAACTCGGGCTGAAAGGGATACCGCGCGCGTCGGAAGTAGTCATGGTTATGAGGGATATAGAGCTGGCCGGGCTTACCGGCGCGAAGCTGCACATCGCCCACGTATCCGCAAAAGAGAGCGTCGAGGCGGTAAGGGAAGCGAAAAAAAGAGGGATAAAAGTGACATGCGAGACTTGCCCGCACTACTTCACGCTTACAGAAGAGGCGGCGCTGGGTTTTAATACGAAGGCGAAGGTTAATCCGCCGTTGAGGGCGAAGGAAGACCTGGCGGCGATCAAGAAAGGATTATCCGACGGGACGATAGATGTGATCTCTACCGACCACGCGCCGCATTCCGTCGAAGAAAAAGACGTCGAATTCGATTTTGCCGCGAACGGGATGATAGGCCTGGAGTTCGCCTTATCGCTCGCTAATACGGAATTGGTGAAAAACAGAACCCTCGACTGGAGCGGCCTCGTAAGTAAGATGTCGGCAAATCCCTCGGCGATATTAGGCCTCAAGGGGAAAGGTTCACTCGCCGCGGGAAGCGACGCTGACGTCACGGTCTTCGACCCTGCCGCGGAATGGATCGTCGAGGAGAAACACTTAGAATCCAAATCGAAGAACACGCCGCTGGCCGGCAGGAAGATGGGCGGGACGGTTCTCGTTACTATAGTCGGCGGAAAGATAAAATACGAAAACGGGAAATTCGATTAA
- a CDS encoding aspartate carbamoyltransferase catalytic subunit yields MAVKWTKKDLLGLESLSADEIGLILETADSFKEISQRPIKKVPTLRGQTVVLFFFEPSTRTRTSFELAAKRMSADIVNIQTSASSLTKGETLKDTARNIEAMKVNIIIMRHSASGAPQLLAESVSPSIINAGDGSHEHPTQGLLDIFTIKEHKKKVAGLNVSIIGDIAHSRVARSNIWGLTKLGAKVTVCGPATLMPPEIEKLGVKVTYDIKEAIEGADVINMLRIQLERQGQSLFPSIREYAMKFGLDAEKLRYAKKDVLIMHPGPINRGVEITPEVADGPYSVILEQVTNGIAVRMAVLYLVSGVKERIE; encoded by the coding sequence ATGGCCGTCAAGTGGACGAAAAAAGACCTTCTGGGCCTTGAGAGCCTCTCGGCGGATGAGATAGGGCTCATCCTCGAGACCGCCGACTCGTTCAAGGAGATATCGCAGAGGCCGATAAAGAAAGTCCCGACGCTCCGCGGCCAGACTGTCGTCCTCTTCTTCTTCGAGCCGTCGACCAGGACGCGCACCTCGTTTGAGCTCGCCGCGAAACGCATGAGCGCCGATATAGTCAATATCCAGACGAGCGCCTCGAGCCTGACCAAAGGGGAGACGTTAAAGGATACGGCCAGGAACATAGAGGCGATGAAGGTAAATATCATAATAATGCGGCATTCGGCCTCCGGGGCGCCGCAACTCCTGGCAGAGTCGGTCTCGCCGTCGATAATAAACGCGGGCGACGGCTCGCACGAGCATCCGACCCAGGGCCTGCTCGATATATTCACGATAAAGGAACACAAGAAGAAAGTCGCCGGGCTGAACGTATCGATAATAGGAGACATCGCCCACTCGAGGGTGGCGCGGTCGAATATCTGGGGACTGACCAAACTCGGCGCGAAGGTCACGGTCTGCGGGCCGGCGACGCTTATGCCGCCGGAGATAGAAAAACTCGGCGTGAAAGTGACATATGACATTAAAGAGGCGATCGAGGGCGCGGATGTCATAAATATGCTGCGGATACAACTCGAGCGCCAAGGGCAGAGCCTCTTCCCATCCATAAGGGAATATGCCATGAAGTTCGGGCTGGACGCTGAGAAGTTGAGATACGCGAAGAAAGACGTCCTTATAATGCACCCCGGGCCTATCAACCGCGGCGTCGAGATCACCCCTGAGGTGGCTGACGGGCCGTATTCCGTGATCCTCGAGCAGGTGACGAACGGCATCGCGGTGAGGATGGCGGTCCTGTACCTGGTGTCAGGCGTAAAAGAGAGGATCGAATGA
- the pyrR gene encoding bifunctional pyr operon transcriptional regulator/uracil phosphoribosyltransferase PyrR — MKLREKAKVMDAGQIENALVRIAHEITENNKSVEGLAIVGIRTRGALLADRLARKMGAIVNREIPVGALDITLYRDDLTDVAEQPVVHKTEIDFDIQDKVIILVDDVLYTGRTIRCALDALIDFGRPKSIQLAVLVDRGHRELPIRADYAGKNIPTSQKETVQVKIKEADGEDGVVVAEMEG; from the coding sequence ATGAAACTTCGCGAGAAAGCAAAAGTGATGGATGCCGGACAGATCGAGAACGCCCTGGTGCGTATCGCCCACGAGATAACCGAGAATAACAAATCTGTCGAAGGGCTCGCGATAGTGGGAATAAGGACAAGGGGCGCCTTGCTTGCCGACCGGCTTGCCCGGAAGATGGGAGCCATAGTCAACCGGGAGATCCCGGTAGGCGCCCTGGACATAACCCTTTACAGGGATGACCTTACCGACGTCGCGGAACAACCGGTTGTCCATAAGACCGAGATAGATTTCGATATACAGGATAAGGTGATAATCCTGGTAGATGACGTCCTCTATACCGGCAGGACGATAAGATGCGCGCTCGACGCCCTGATAGATTTCGGCAGGCCGAAGAGCATACAGCTGGCCGTGCTGGTAGACAGGGGCCATCGTGAGCTGCCGATAAGGGCCGATTACGCGGGGAAGAACATACCTACATCGCAGAAAGAGACGGTACAGGTCAAAATAAAAGAAGCAGACGGCGAAGACGGTGTTGTAGTCGCCGAAATGGAGGGATAG
- a CDS encoding glycoside hydrolase family 2 TIM barrel-domain containing protein yields the protein MQTPQDRSGIERRRYIRLGTVFPVELEIVSLDDKEVYSEFHQAFTRDVSEGGMCLEVNNLKDDLAEKLKNKSAKLRLQINMPFSVKPIAAVAEAAWLKKIAEGRPNKYLIGIYYEQISDKERKGIVNHARLLQFKPVLVAAAIVILAAAVAVTRVEVVKKEALRKEAEKKIAIIEAERSKLASSLEELRTSRDELETKLKGFEQSRIDLEKKLEAAKAEAQAKPEEIAKLEAELASAKNKSEELNKELSRVADGKKALEGQLKVLEEIKASKPVKVTLAAGGVVVGKVILETADSVRVEVPTGVITLKRPLIASMETPSEEEIAELARERIRLEQRAKEVEKQKELERQRAAEREKVEKVIVKKEPGGPEVLIPRRIPERGVVIKDNRIYADGSLFFIKGVAYGISAPGLPPGVDGCFSKIPLSVFENDFRMMKEAGINTIRTYEPLPDALLDLAEKYDLKIIEQVIYPSAYTDYASDIELKALKRMALDVVKKHRNRRCILMWSIWNDAPFCYDEPGNPVPRYGFDKVNNFMKEIYLAVKAADKGRPVTAANILKVKGFDLGFDFLDVIGCNAYIGGHGFNWRGKENALDVVKEMKAISKKYSKPIFITETGYSTFVKKETQDKALKTQMEAIGSDLAGIVIFEWTDEWWKGGNPSVQDPNIEEYWGILTWDRKPKPGFGVVSRLFNSIPTDSLGYSP from the coding sequence ATGCAAACACCGCAAGACAGAAGCGGCATCGAGCGCAGAAGATATATAAGACTTGGCACGGTCTTTCCCGTCGAGTTAGAGATAGTCAGCCTCGACGACAAAGAGGTATACTCCGAGTTCCACCAGGCCTTCACCAGGGACGTCAGTGAAGGCGGCATGTGCCTCGAGGTCAACAACCTCAAAGACGACCTCGCCGAAAAGTTAAAGAATAAATCCGCAAAACTCCGCCTGCAGATAAATATGCCGTTCTCGGTCAAGCCAATTGCCGCGGTAGCGGAGGCGGCATGGTTAAAGAAGATAGCGGAAGGCCGCCCCAATAAGTACCTTATCGGTATTTACTATGAGCAGATCTCCGATAAAGAAAGAAAGGGCATAGTAAACCACGCCAGGCTGCTGCAATTCAAGCCGGTCCTGGTCGCGGCGGCGATAGTCATCCTGGCCGCGGCAGTCGCGGTGACCAGGGTCGAGGTCGTAAAGAAAGAAGCGCTGCGGAAGGAGGCGGAGAAGAAGATAGCGATCATAGAGGCCGAACGCTCGAAATTAGCCTCATCGCTAGAAGAATTAAGGACCAGCCGGGACGAACTAGAGACGAAACTTAAGGGATTCGAACAGAGCAGGATCGACCTGGAGAAGAAGCTTGAAGCGGCGAAGGCAGAAGCCCAGGCAAAGCCGGAAGAGATAGCCAAGCTTGAAGCCGAACTGGCCTCGGCGAAAAACAAATCCGAGGAACTGAACAAGGAGCTCTCCAGGGTAGCTGACGGCAAAAAAGCGCTCGAAGGCCAGCTCAAGGTCCTGGAGGAGATAAAGGCATCGAAGCCGGTAAAGGTCACCCTTGCCGCCGGCGGCGTGGTCGTCGGGAAAGTCATCCTCGAGACTGCCGATTCCGTCAGGGTGGAAGTCCCCACAGGTGTCATCACGCTTAAGCGTCCGCTGATCGCCTCCATGGAGACGCCCTCCGAAGAGGAGATCGCGGAACTCGCGAGAGAGCGCATCCGCCTCGAACAGCGCGCCAAAGAGGTTGAGAAGCAGAAAGAGCTGGAAAGGCAGCGGGCGGCCGAAAGAGAAAAAGTCGAGAAAGTGATCGTAAAGAAGGAGCCGGGAGGGCCAGAGGTCCTGATACCAAGAAGGATACCGGAGCGGGGCGTGGTCATCAAGGATAACAGGATATACGCCGACGGCTCGCTATTTTTCATAAAGGGCGTGGCCTATGGCATAAGCGCCCCGGGGCTCCCGCCCGGGGTCGACGGGTGTTTCTCTAAAATACCGCTCTCGGTCTTCGAGAACGATTTCAGGATGATGAAAGAGGCCGGGATAAATACGATAAGGACATACGAGCCGCTTCCCGATGCGTTACTCGACCTGGCCGAGAAGTATGATCTCAAGATAATAGAGCAGGTAATCTATCCTTCCGCCTATACAGATTATGCGTCTGACATCGAACTGAAGGCCCTCAAAAGGATGGCCTTGGACGTCGTGAAAAAACACAGGAACAGGCGCTGTATCCTCATGTGGAGCATATGGAACGACGCGCCGTTCTGTTATGACGAACCCGGCAATCCGGTGCCGCGCTACGGGTTCGACAAGGTAAATAATTTCATGAAAGAGATATATCTCGCGGTAAAGGCCGCGGACAAGGGCCGCCCGGTGACGGCGGCCAATATTCTCAAAGTAAAGGGGTTCGACCTTGGGTTTGATTTCCTGGATGTTATCGGCTGCAACGCCTATATCGGAGGGCACGGTTTCAATTGGCGCGGGAAGGAAAACGCGTTAGATGTCGTTAAGGAGATGAAAGCGATATCCAAGAAATACTCTAAGCCTATTTTCATAACCGAGACCGGATACAGCACTTTTGTCAAGAAAGAGACCCAGGACAAAGCCCTGAAAACACAGATGGAAGCCATCGGCAGCGACTTGGCCGGCATAGTAATATTTGAATGGACGGACGAGTGGTGGAAGGGCGGCAATCCCTCGGTCCAGGACCCGAATATCGAAGAATACTGGGGCATCCTGACGTGGGACAGGAAACCCAAACCAGGGTTCGGGGTCGTCTCCAGGCTCTTCAATTCAATACCGACCGATTCGCTCGGGTATTCGCCGTAG
- the lpxA gene encoding acyl-ACP--UDP-N-acetylglucosamine O-acyltransferase: protein MTKIHPAAIVGKKAVLGEIEVGPYAIIEDGASIGDGTKVLAHAYICSGTTIGKDCEVHMGAVIGHVPQHLHFKGAKSFLKIGDRNIFREYTSIHRGLEEGSATVIGNDNFFMGFSHVAHDCRIGNSIVLCNGALVAGHIQVEDAAFISGNVTLHQFVRIGTLAMIGGLARVNKDVVPYTLIEGDSEACSLNVVGLKRSPIGENAKAQIKKIYRLLYRSGLNVSQALSEISKLGELTPEAAHMVEFVKRSERGICKHRKTEAASSAEDI, encoded by the coding sequence GTGACTAAGATACATCCCGCGGCTATCGTGGGCAAAAAGGCCGTATTAGGCGAGATCGAAGTCGGGCCGTACGCGATAATCGAGGACGGCGCCTCGATAGGTGACGGCACGAAAGTGCTCGCGCATGCTTATATCTGTTCCGGGACGACGATCGGGAAAGATTGTGAAGTCCATATGGGCGCGGTCATCGGGCATGTGCCGCAGCATCTCCATTTCAAAGGCGCAAAGAGCTTCCTCAAAATAGGCGACAGGAACATCTTCAGGGAATACACGAGCATACACCGCGGCCTGGAGGAAGGTTCGGCAACGGTCATCGGGAATGATAATTTTTTCATGGGGTTCTCGCACGTCGCGCATGACTGCCGTATAGGAAATAGTATAGTATTATGCAACGGCGCGCTCGTCGCCGGGCACATACAGGTCGAGGACGCAGCTTTTATTTCCGGTAATGTCACCCTGCACCAGTTCGTCAGGATCGGGACGCTCGCGATGATAGGCGGACTGGCGCGCGTGAACAAAGATGTCGTGCCTTATACGCTTATCGAAGGCGATTCCGAGGCATGCTCATTAAATGTAGTCGGCCTGAAACGCTCACCCATAGGCGAAAACGCGAAGGCGCAGATCAAGAAGATATACAGGCTGCTTTATCGTTCCGGTCTTAACGTATCGCAGGCCTTATCCGAGATATCTAAGCTAGGGGAATTAACGCCCGAAGCCGCTCACATGGTCGAATTCGTCAAACGATCGGAAAGAGGAATATGCAAACACCGCAAGACAGAAGCGGCATCGAGCGCAGAAGATATATAA
- the rsmI gene encoding 16S rRNA (cytidine(1402)-2'-O)-methyltransferase, giving the protein MPSGTLYVVATPIGNLKDITIRAVEVLRGADLIAAEDTRHTKILTDHYGIKVPLTSYFEHNRITKGDYLIKLLKEGKSVALVSDAGTPGISDPGAHIIMLAIKEGIIVVGIPGPAAIILGLITSGMPTDRFIFEGFLPNKSGARRNKLSEFKDEKRTVIFYESPHRILRALYDILEIFGDIRICVMRELTKKFEEILRGKVSEIAARFEKSKPKGEFLIVLNPRRGGESD; this is encoded by the coding sequence ATGCCATCCGGAACGCTCTATGTAGTCGCTACACCAATAGGCAACCTTAAAGATATAACTATCCGCGCTGTCGAGGTCTTAAGGGGAGCCGACCTCATCGCCGCGGAGGATACCCGCCATACAAAGATCCTCACAGACCACTACGGCATAAAAGTCCCGCTGACGAGTTATTTCGAGCACAACAGGATAACCAAGGGCGATTACCTCATAAAACTGCTGAAGGAAGGCAAGAGCGTTGCCCTCGTATCCGACGCCGGGACACCCGGCATATCCGACCCCGGGGCGCATATCATAATGCTTGCGATAAAAGAGGGGATCATTGTCGTCGGGATACCCGGCCCGGCCGCGATAATACTCGGCCTGATAACATCAGGCATGCCGACAGACCGCTTTATCTTCGAGGGATTCCTGCCGAACAAGTCCGGCGCGCGGAGGAATAAGCTGTCGGAATTCAAGGATGAGAAGCGGACAGTTATTTTTTATGAATCTCCGCACAGGATTTTGAGGGCTTTATATGATATACTTGAGATATTCGGAGATATCCGCATCTGCGTAATGCGCGAATTGACGAAGAAATTCGAGGAAATTCTGCGCGGGAAAGTGAGCGAGATAGCCGCGCGTTTCGAGAAGTCTAAACCGAAGGGCGAATTCCTGATAGTGCTTAACCCCAGGAGGGGCGGAGAGAGTGACTAA
- the glmS gene encoding glutamine--fructose-6-phosphate transaminase (isomerizing), whose protein sequence is MCGITGYIGSEEAAPILIKGLARLEYRGYDSAGIAVLEGHRIRTLKMPGKIKGLYEGLKKTRLRGTTGIAHTRWATHGIPNYINAHPHYDCRRAIALVHNGIIENCEELKAQLKKEGHKFISDTDTEVLPHLVEKYYKGVLEDAVRRALKDAKGSYAIAVIHRDEPGKLVGARCGSPLIVGLGDGENFLASDCPAIMDRTRKVIFVDDQEVITLTREKVVITGLNGKKINKKPTHIDWDISQAEKGGYAHFMLKEIYEQPRVIHKILSSRADIPGGRIKMDGMKLTASELRGIDNIVISACGTAYHAGLVGEYLIERFARIPVGVDVSSELRYRDPVYGKKSLFIAVSQSGETADTLAALREAKKSGVKVVSICNVVGSTIARESDGVIYTHAGPEIGVASTKAYTAQISTFILLALHLGRINGALTKKQLKAMLNSFEMIPEHMDGILDGAEAIKACARKYYRLPCFMYIGRGVNYPNAFEGALKLKEISYIHAEGYGAGEMKHGPIALIDRNMAVVAITPRSLTYDKMISNIQEIRARHGAIIAIATEGDVSIKKHVSSILYIPETEEALSVLLTVVPLQLLAYYIAVLKGRDVDQPRNLAKSVTVE, encoded by the coding sequence ATGTGCGGGATAACCGGATACATAGGCAGCGAAGAGGCCGCCCCTATTTTAATAAAGGGGCTGGCGAGGCTCGAATACAGGGGGTATGATTCGGCGGGCATCGCTGTGCTCGAAGGGCACAGGATAAGGACTCTGAAGATGCCCGGGAAGATAAAGGGGCTTTACGAAGGCCTCAAGAAGACCCGGCTGAGAGGCACCACAGGGATAGCCCATACCCGCTGGGCGACGCACGGCATCCCCAATTACATAAATGCACACCCTCATTATGATTGCCGCAGGGCGATAGCGCTCGTCCATAACGGTATAATAGAGAACTGCGAAGAACTCAAGGCCCAACTTAAAAAAGAAGGCCATAAATTCATTTCTGATACCGATACCGAAGTCCTGCCACACTTAGTAGAAAAATATTACAAGGGAGTCCTCGAGGACGCTGTCCGCCGCGCGCTGAAAGACGCGAAGGGTTCGTACGCGATAGCGGTGATACACAGGGATGAGCCCGGCAAGCTGGTCGGGGCCAGATGCGGCAGCCCGCTTATCGTCGGGCTGGGAGACGGAGAGAACTTTCTCGCTTCGGATTGCCCGGCCATAATGGACAGGACCAGGAAAGTGATCTTTGTAGACGACCAGGAAGTGATCACCCTGACAAGGGAGAAGGTGGTCATAACCGGCCTGAACGGCAAAAAGATAAATAAGAAACCCACGCACATCGATTGGGACATCTCCCAGGCGGAAAAAGGGGGATACGCGCATTTCATGCTGAAGGAGATATACGAACAGCCGCGCGTCATCCACAAGATATTGTCAAGCCGGGCCGATATCCCGGGCGGCCGGATAAAGATGGACGGGATGAAACTTACCGCTTCCGAACTGCGCGGTATCGACAATATAGTCATCTCGGCATGCGGGACCGCCTATCATGCCGGCCTTGTCGGCGAGTACCTTATCGAGAGATTCGCCAGGATCCCTGTAGGGGTGGACGTCTCGAGCGAGTTGAGATACAGGGACCCGGTATACGGCAAGAAGAGCCTTTTTATCGCAGTGAGCCAATCCGGCGAGACCGCGGATACGCTCGCCGCGCTCCGGGAGGCGAAGAAGAGCGGCGTAAAAGTGGTATCGATATGCAACGTCGTCGGGTCAACGATAGCCAGGGAATCCGACGGTGTCATCTATACGCATGCCGGCCCGGAGATAGGCGTCGCCTCGACCAAGGCGTATACGGCGCAGATATCGACTTTTATCCTGTTGGCCCTGCATCTCGGGAGGATAAACGGCGCGTTGACGAAAAAACAGCTGAAGGCGATGCTGAACAGCTTTGAGATGATCCCGGAGCACATGGACGGGATACTCGACGGGGCCGAGGCGATCAAAGCCTGCGCAAGAAAGTATTACAGACTCCCCTGCTTTATGTATATCGGCCGCGGGGTGAACTATCCCAATGCCTTCGAAGGGGCGCTAAAACTTAAAGAGATCTCGTATATCCACGCCGAAGGTTACGGGGCCGGCGAGATGAAGCACGGGCCGATAGCGCTTATCGACAGGAACATGGCGGTCGTGGCCATCACGCCTCGGTCGTTAACTTATGACAAGATGATATCCAACATACAGGAGATACGCGCGCGGCACGGCGCGATAATCGCCATAGCTACGGAGGGGGATGTCTCGATAAAAAAACACGTAAGCTCGATTTTGTATATCCCAGAGACGGAAGAAGCGCTCTCCGTCCTCCTGACCGTGGTGCCTCTGCAGCTGCTGGCCTATTATATCGCCGTCCTTAAGGGAAGGGACGTAGACCAACCGAGGAACCTGGCAAAGTCGGTTACGGTTGAATAA
- a CDS encoding carbohydrate binding domain-containing protein, translating into MGNRIIRLFTVLLFLSAVFALNNQAFAKDLIIASFETADRSDLGTEMGTWSSNTLDSSQGTTMRIIPMYYGVPGKKADDNHVVKITYDVATNGPALNGFYIMLNKLDMRPYKKLSMMVKGDADYGFTTKFKITLTNSGGQRSSYVLRGITGDWQLISIPMQGFTASGTLRDMSSMVEMDVAFDDMTVDNKNGIFYIDEIKLSTD; encoded by the coding sequence ATGGGAAACAGGATAATCCGCCTCTTCACCGTACTGCTTTTCTTATCAGCGGTGTTCGCTTTAAATAACCAGGCATTCGCCAAAGACCTTATTATAGCCAGTTTTGAGACCGCCGACAGAAGCGATTTGGGCACGGAAATGGGCACATGGAGCTCTAACACCCTCGACTCCAGTCAGGGGACCACAATGAGGATAATCCCCATGTATTATGGTGTCCCGGGGAAGAAAGCCGATGATAACCACGTCGTCAAGATAACCTATGATGTAGCCACGAACGGCCCGGCGCTTAACGGTTTTTATATAATGCTGAATAAGTTGGACATGCGCCCGTATAAAAAATTGAGTATGATGGTAAAAGGCGATGCGGATTATGGGTTTACCACGAAATTCAAAATCACTTTGACGAATTCCGGGGGTCAGCGCTCGTCCTATGTTTTGAGAGGGATAACCGGCGACTGGCAATTAATATCCATACCGATGCAGGGATTCACGGCTTCGGGGACGTTGAGGGACATGAGCAGCATGGTGGAAATGGACGTCGCTTTTGATGACATGACCGTTGATAACAAGAACGGCATCTTTTACATTGACGAGATAAAGCTCTCCACGGACTAA